The window GATCGGACTACAGAGGTGGAGTCGAAGGAGAAGATGGAATCGATATCTGACCAGAGTTCAGCGATGGCATTATAGAGGTCCAGCATTCTGAACATCTTCTCCGGTGACTTGTGGCACTTTGCCACAGTTTCGGGGAACTGAAACAGATGTGCGGCTCCTTCTTTGGTGATGTCTGAGAAACAGGATTCTCGGATGAAGTCGGAGGCGGAGAAAACGTGATCACAGACGATTCTTTCGCCGTGGAACAGGGAATTCATTGCGATCTTGACGGCGTTGAGCCAGGTCTTGATCTTGGTCTCTAGGACCTCCCAATCCATCTTATGGATATGCAAGGAGGTGAGATGCTCGACTCCGAGTTTGTAGAGAGCTTCATCGACGATTGACTTTCTGATGATCTTGTAGATGTTGACGCATTCTTTACCGTAGCCGAAGGAGATCATGCAATCGGCGATGGAGCTGAGGTCGGACATGGCGAGGGTAGAGAATTGCTCGACCTCGGAGATGGATTCGCCCGCAAGCTGGATCTCATCCTCTGGGCCAGCTTCTTCGTCTTCAGAGATGCTGGATCGAGCGGAGACGGATTCGGGGTCGAGGTGGTCTCGATTGGAAGAGAGAATCTGGTAGAACTCCTTCTCGAGACGCTTCATGGCGACCTGCATAAGGGTCTGGGCTTGGACGAGCTTGTCAGATGAGGAGTTGTGGGAAGCATAGAAATGCATGGCTTGCTGCAATTGCCTGACGCACTTGAGGAATTCTTTGGCTTCGACTCGGCTCTCGTGGAAAAGGGAGGTGACTTTGCcgaaggtggaggagttgggaTCCCACttggtgatgatggatttggctCGTTCCATGTTCTCTTCTATAATGGATTCCGATAATGTGTGAATGGGAGTGGAAGGTCTGATTCTCATAGGAGAACGGTTGTAGGATgataaagaggaagaagaagaagaagtaattgaAGAGTCCTTGGAGCTTGGAGTGTAGAAAACGGTTCTCAACCCTTTAAACGGCatatctcaatctcaatctcaatctcgcCTGAGGCTAATTGCTGAGTTCTGGtgattcctttctctcttcagtGGAGTGAAGGTTTAGGAGTTCTCTCTAGCTCTCTCTATATGTATTTATAGAAAGAGAGGTGAGAGCTGGTATTTCTGCTCTTTCTTATATCTTTCAGTGCTTGGTAATAATGCGTTTTGTGAAGCTTTAAATAGAGAGATCTGGGAGGAGTCGAGAGAGATAGAGTCTGGAATTTTTAATAAGAAGCAAGACGAAGAGATCGAAGTTGACTATCGGAGAGCGAGAGGGAAAGTTAAGTCTTTGTTACGCggtctattattttatttataatttgaaaGAAAGGGACTTCTTCTTAAGAAAGACAAAATCAATTCAAATATATTTTAACGGAATTGACTTCTCTATGATTACGTAATACAGaaccaataaaataatattaattgGGAACGACGataggaaggaaggaaggcAGTAAAAGACCGCAACTTAGAAAAGCTACCTCTCCTCCAATATTATATTATAACCTACTCTACTTCCTATAtacaataatatataaataaataattatcaAATATCATCATTTGGCAAACTCAAACCGTTGGATCAGTCACATTGATTGAGATGCACGCTATCCAGTTCCAGAgatccctccctctctctcataaaGAAATGTTCAAATTTTCTCCTTAATCCTCAACCACTGTTGTTGACCTGTTGACCCCACTATTATTTCCATTGCGGCGGTTTGCGgtcccaagttttttttttttttgacaaataaTTCCACCATTGGAACGTGAACAAAAATAGGAAGGATATTCATACACACGAGAAATTCTCTCATCGAGGCCATCAAATAGGAGAATGTATTCTAATTGCATTTAATGCAAGTCGTGTATATGCACGATTGAGCATGAaaatttttgccaaaaaaaaaagtaaaacaaaatgaCATTATTATTCTTATATGGATAAGAGTTTTCTGGGGAAGAGCATGGCGACGGGACATATGCAAAAATTTAAAATGTCCTTATATTTTTAGTATACTTTCTTTTAAGAaaccaataaataaagaaagatgaATGAAAACTCAATCCTTTCGgattaataaagaaaaaatggttttaaaaaaatcctttttttttttggataatattTCCCTTCAACCGCAAGAAAGATGCAAGGGCCATGATTATTCCTCCTATTACATGAAGTATGCTGTCCGCCTTTtaatttattcacccaaaaaaaattatggtaCTCTCGGAGGCCATCTAACTATAATAAAGAAAAGCAGTCTCCTATTATACGAAGTATGCTGCCCTTGGAGTCCCATCCAACTACAATAAAAAATAGTTGGCAAAATATTCTTCTTATAATAATAGtttgtattttcttaaaaattcACCAAACACTACTTATCTGTAACTTAAAGATTATACGGAAACCCAAAGGATACCTCAATTGGTAAGGACCAatacctcacaattaagagatCATGAGTTCCAATACTCTGATCGAAACAAAGTTATTTGAGGGATTAATTACTATGTTGGATTCGAATGGTACTCTGAATTTGTTATGGTCGGTCACATGTGTTTTGATAACCAAGaagggaggaaagagagagagaaggggcttttcaatttttatgcatttgACCAGGAAGCTTTTATTTGGATTTCTTTCAGATAGAAAGATTTTCCCAAGATGTAAATCTTAATTTTCAAATCCATCTGAACTGTCATGTGGTAGATATTTAATTTATATGAATTATTTTTATGTGAATTATGAAAAAAACAAGAACCATTGCAAATTTAAAAAAGTTACGTAATTTTACAAAcagttttcttcttcattgttaGATAAGTGGTAGGTGTTTAGATCGGTTATGTAGAAAATCATATGGGGATAAAATTTTATGGACGAATCAAAGGTAATCTCCTCACGTAACAAGTTTCAGTCTGATCGAAGTTGGCCTTGTGGCAAAAGAAAGTATGAAAACCTAAGACTATCAAGAGAGTGTATGGGAGTACAAAAGGTGCATGGACTTTATGAGAGTAGATGAGAGGATAAACGATTGATACTTGAAGCTGAATTTTGACACATAGTTTATTTAGATAATTTCTTAGACATGCAAATGGTCAAAATTACCACATCATTCTTCTTCCATGTATATAACAAAATAAACTACGATCACTCACCAATTTAATtcattagaaaagaaaattttgaaacataGGACCTAGTTTGAGGCCAAGGTAACTAATTAAGATCGTTCAAGTTGCACAATGTCTAACTTGATCCAAACTGATTAATCAATCATCCACAGccacagggaaaaaaaaaaaaccgaaagcATTTAAAATACAGATACGATGTTCAATAGTTCAGAGATTTAATTAAAAGATATATGATGTGGTCTTCCAATCAATCTAGTTTTCTCATCATTCCTATTTTCATTTGCGTGATCAGTACAacatcaaaaaatatatatgcatATATCCTACCAACCGATGTCCATAGTCCATAAAAGAATGATAAATTGCTTAAATTGGCAAGGTTCACAGTTGACACATAATATTGTAGGTTCATAGGTCGATTatcctctttattttcttttcaaaataggaaaaacttTAAAGGAAAGTCTATTTATATTCAATTGGTAAGATTTCATTTGGAGAGATCATCTATCATACTTGGATGGAGTGGAATCGTAGGATCTGTTGGGCTAGGCATTCTAGAACTAACCACCAGATCTGAGAATCAATCTCATTTGAGGTTAGGGTTAAGGTGCAACCTATCCAAGACTCTTGTATTGACACTCCACGCAAAAGGTTTATGGTTTCTTCTTGGAATTTAATGACTCGGCTTGTAGCTCATGTTGCTTCAAACTCTTAAGGATGATTTTATTCATGGATGTATAGTTTTTTCGTTCTTTGTGGTTTTCCCTGACCTTTCTCGTAAGCGGTCTCTTTTATTTCATGTGTTTTGTTGAATATATtgattattcacccaaaaaaaattaaataaatttataattcaAGAACCTAGTGAGAGGAACCacttatatttttctcattcttGCAAGCAACCAACCTTCTTTTCTTAATCAAGCTAGGAAATGAACCCTAATCGAGTTTGTCCACATATACAAGATCTGGTTGATAACTCTTTCGTTAATTATTTAGAAGTACTGGTCTTTGGGTTTAAGGATTAATAGAAGGAATGATGTCAAGATCGATGGTGAAGACTGTTGATGATAGATATATCAATACGATTGGAACTCAATAATATAAGATCAAGTATGAACACCATCCCTGGTTAAGATTGAAATAGCCTTTTCACAATTAGCTAGATGAGAGGTTGCTTACCAGGGTGAATTTAAGTTAAATCTTTGGTGACTACAAGTTAGAGCAGAGCTTAGCCCTAACAAGTGGCAAATATAACCAAAAAGGGAGACTAGCTAGTTCATATGAAATTTGGTTAATCCATGGTCCTTGAAAGTTGGTAGCCTTCTAGATGATTTAATTAGTGAGACTAACACAGATAAGCTATACCTAAAGATATTAGCTAATTTGCTTACCCAACAATTATTAAGCTGTCTCtttcataataataaaaatagtgtTAAGTTCTATCTTAAATGATTTGACGGTCAGACTTCTAGCTATTTCAATCATATGTCATGGCCTAAATTAGAACAGGACATTGCTAAGAGTTGGAGGGTATAAAATTAGATCAATGAGTTGAAAGAATTTTACAGcccaataaataaattaacAAGAACCTCGTTTTCCTACATGAGCGCGATGAGAAAAGAATCTCCTAACAAGAGTAGTAGATCTCCCACGTGACAGATCAGATGAAGTTAAAATTTTGTAGACAATTAGACTCCTAGTTTCCTTGCTGACATGATGAATTTCAGATCAATTTAAGTTTTTCAAGTGGCAAAACACAGGAAATGAATACCTaagaatacccaaaaaaaaaacgttgGACATAAACTAAGGGTACTGCATTAGATTGAAGGGTAAATGATTTGATTTGAATGTGGAATTTGTTACATAGCCTATTCAGACAATTCCTTAAATATTCAAGCActcttccatgtggcaaaattaAATGTTCTCGTAAAAAAAGATTCTTTCATAATCAATCGTTTTGGTAAACTTTTTTGCAAttataaaagtaaaaaattgaTTGAGAAATGTTGAATGAAAATCTTAATTCCCCTTTAATCAACTAAAAAGTCATGGTTTAATTAGTTTGTTGTGCAATCGTCATGTTCATATTGAGAATAACAAAACTTTTAACTTAATTTGAGTGCAAATAACATAAGAATCAATTAAGTGCAACAGATTGACGGTTGAAGATGTTTAGTTGTATGTACCAACTCCTAAATATAAAAACATGAAAGACAAAGAAAAGGTATTTAAGTTATAATCAATATCTATAAAAAAGAAGCTAATGACATAATTTTATTACATTGTCATTTTCAAGGGTAGAGAACTTCCCTAATTCATTGCACTTTTCTTTCACAGACCGACAGTTCGAGCCATATGGACAGCTAATCTAATTCAGTTGGCtatttaattataaatttcAATCTTTGGATTAGTCAAATATCAAGTTTAGAACCTATCTCAATTCTCAATCATATTCTATAGTCTACCATGCacttattgtttttttttatctttgcaATTTGTATTATTAAACCAAAGATAAGCGATTGAAGTAGACATTCACATCATTTTCTTAAGAGTTCTGATTCAAAATAGAGAACTTCCCTAATTCATTGCGCTTTTCCTTCACCAACCGACATTTTGAGTCATATGGACAGCTAATTTAGTTTAATTGATCATTTagttaaaattttcaatttttggatTAGCCATACTTCAAGTTTGAGACCTATCTCAACCATATTCTATGGCTTATTATACAATTTGCATTATTACACCAAAGATAAACAATTGAAGTAGACTTTTAAATCATTTTCTTAAAAGTTCTTCTAACCTTACATTTCTAATGTAAACAGgctatccaagttttttttttttggctccaGGATTCTCGTAAAGAGGGGGAGGAAAATTATAATTATGTGTGAGAGTTGAATGGTCATATAATAGACATCATCTATATGTGTAActtagcattttttttcttttcattatgtatatattaatggCCGAGAGCGTTTCTATGGTCGACAGAGGAGAAAAATATGATCGGAGATCATCAATGAGGGTGTTTTGAACAATTCGTCCAATATGTGGCCATTGATTGCTCTCGAACACGTTTGGTCAACGGAATAGAAAATTCTTATCCTTATACTAATTGCCACATTTGTCAAAACAATtgcagtaaaaaaaaattgtcaaaaaaaaaatatataagtaGATTAAAATCATGACAACGATCAACTTCAATAACAGCCCCAAGATAGAGGGAATCTCTAGTCTCTACCCACTTGCAAAGAGGAAAAGTATGAAAGCAAAACACAAAAGAAGCTAGATGGTGGGTAGAACCATTTGCAATCCTCAAAACATGCAGAAAAATAGCAAGTTGAAAGCAAGTCCTTTTCTTACACGTGTTCAACAAAACATGGGGTATATTTATTTAGGGAGGCTGTTCTATGTGCCGCAGCACaagctgtgcccaggcacatgggggtgggcgcaatgatcaccctatccgctgagtggcagacccatgtTTAGATGTTCATAGAGAATTGCATTCTTTGgacaaaatgagagagagagagagagaagcatttATAATTTAGGAAGGATCTTTGCGACTTTGGAAAAAGTCGTTATAAGGTCTTTGAGGCTATAAATCGATCTTTTGGTTTACCGATCCTTTGTTCCCATCAATTTAAGATTTCACATTGTTTCTACCAATATAGTTAATTGGGCCTTGTAAGCCAACGCCCATGTGTTTCTATTTGATTGATCGGTTATCAATTCATAATAGACTGATTAATTGACTAATTGGGTTATAAATGGGCTTTAATCGGACTTAATAGGCTATAAATGGTCAATTATCGGTCAGTCGATCACAATCTTCGATTAGGAGATCATCGGGCCACTACTTTGCACTAACTAGGCACCTTTTGCCCTTGGTTGATAATTACATATTAAGCCAGCAGTTTCTCCTTTTGGTAAGGGGGGTGTTAAAAGTTGGCCCACTTCATTAGGCTCGACCTAAACTGATCAATTGAATCTCGAGATCACCCGACCAATTAATAAATGTGTCGAGCTTGATCATTGATCAATTAACAATCGAGCTTTCCCAGTGCAAGATAGTGGCCCGAAGGTCACCAATTAGGACCGACCAAATACTGTGATTGATTGTTTATAGTTCGATTAGTCAATTTAGCCACATTATATCACACGTTTCGATCAGTCAATTAACCCGTTTAAAGCCCAACCGATCGAATAGAAATGTGTTGATGCCCTAGCCCACAGGGCCGGTCCGGTTACATAAATAGGCAGAAACAATGAGAACCGATTAGACCCAACCAAGGCCAACCAGTTGACGTCCGTAGGGGAGGAGGATTGGACGATGATGACAATATTCAATTAATgatattctaaaaagtataTAAAATGATATCTTCGTTACGTGATATTATAAGAAAATGCTTTACGAATCTTaactaattttaaaaaggaaaatcaaatatcatcatcaccatcaattTGAGAATGAAGTTTTGTCCTTCTCATTCTCATATACTCCTTAACTTACTTAAACATATAACACAGCTTTGCCCTGCTCATTAAGGAGCTAGCTTCGTCCTTAACCAATCATTTGGGAGAATTTTTTACAACTAATAAAAGTCATAAGATTGATTGAGaaatattaaatgaaaatcTAATTAATTCCTCTTAAAACTTTGAGTGCAAACAACATAAAAGAATCAGGTGCATTAAATTGAAGGTTAAAGATGTTTAATTGTACTAAAtcacaaatataaaaacatgaaAGACAAACAGAAAATGTTTAAGGTATAATCATTATTTAATCAAAATGACAtaattttatttccttattatTTTCAAGAGTAGAGAACTTCCTTAATTCATTGCGCTTTTTCGGACCGATATTTGAGCCATATGGACAGCTATTTTTGTTCAACCGACCATTTAATTATAAATTCAAACGTTTGATtaattagccacatgtcaagtttgagacctatttcaattttcaacatATTCTATGTTCATATGCATTTATTTTTTGCCTTTGCAATTTGTATTATTAAACTAAAGATAAAGCAATTGAAGTAGACAATCAAATCATTTTCTTTAGAATTCTACTAATTAATTAACCTTACATTTTTAACGCAAACACGCC is drawn from Telopea speciosissima isolate NSW1024214 ecotype Mountain lineage chromosome 1, Tspe_v1, whole genome shotgun sequence and contains these coding sequences:
- the LOC122649063 gene encoding exocyst complex component EXO70H1-like, producing MPFKGLRTVFYTPSSKDSSITSSSSSSLSSYNRSPMRIRPSTPIHTLSESIIEENMERAKSIITKWDPNSSTFGKVTSLFHESRVEAKEFLKCVRQLQQAMHFYASHNSSSDKLVQAQTLMQVAMKRLEKEFYQILSSNRDHLDPESVSARSSISEDEEAGPEDEIQLAGESISEVEQFSTLAMSDLSSIADCMISFGYGKECVNIYKIIRKSIVDEALYKLGVEHLTSLHIHKMDWEVLETKIKTWLNAVKIAMNSLFHGERIVCDHVFSASDFIRESCFSDITKEGAAHLFQFPETVAKCHKSPEKMFRMLDLYNAIAELWSDIDSIFSFDSTSVVRSQALNSLMRLGDTVRSMLSDFESAIQKDSSKTPINGGALHPLTRYVMNYLCFLADYSGILSDIFANCPLPENSSVPESYFESPNPNDNPLSGLATRMAWIILVLLCKLDGKAELYKDSALAYLFLTNNLEYVVQKVLSSNLRFLLEDHWILKQQSTVKQYAASYVQLGWNKVLSAIPEDPAATTMSLEEAKQCFHNFNSAFEETYRIQSSWVVTDRKLREEIKVSIAKKLVPAYRDLYGTYRDMLRTENDMESVMKFAPDDLGNYLSDLFYGTGAALGSVSSSPSSSPAQSRGKHSRR